AAGTGCCATCATTATCAGAAGGTAGCCACCAAGAGTATTTGGCTCACCTGCCCCCTCAAATGGGGCTGTTATTCTTTCCATTTTCCCTATTAGGGAAGCAGCATATATGCAAGTTATACCACAAGTTATGAGCAAAAATACAAGGTAAAGTTTTATATGCTTCTCATTTCGTATAAGGTTAACTGCCATAAAATATACAAGAAAATACTCAAGATATTTCATAATATAGAATGAGCCAGATACTAATCTCACATTACCTCTTAACATGCCAAGAGTCGTAAATAACACACAGCAACCTGCATATATTGCAATTGGTTTGTTTAATGGAGTATGCCTAAAAATACCTAATTCCTTATGAACTGCTATACGAGCAAGCCAGGAGAAAAAGATTATCCCCACTATTACATCATCTACTCGAATAGATAACTCCCTTTCAGGAAGCTTAGCTAAAGTCAATTCAGGTGAAAGTAGCATTGAAAGAATTAAGACAACAAGACCTGCATTTGGGTTTATAAAAGTGATAAATGCTACAGCTATCCCTAAGAAGACCACTGCTATAGGTATCTTTGCTGGTAAGAGTGGTATAATTCTACCCATAAATACTGTTAAAAGAATTACTACAAAAAGCAGTATTACAGTATTCCTATCTATCCTCATAATAAATAAAAATGTAAAATGAAAAATTCAAAAATACAGTCCAAAATTCAAAATTATCTTTTACCTTTCAAAGTCGATATACTTGCCCCAAGAATATTAGAAAGCTCCTTTGCTTCTTCCAATAATGGGGCCACCGATTCTGCACTTGTTTTTCCAGAATCTATTAAAAGACTAAGCCAAAATTTACTCTCATTAGCTGACTTTAATGAGTAATTTAAGAAATTAGCAAAATCTTTTTTAGAACTTGAAGCCTAAGTCTCTATAATATTTGCCCCAATACTTGTCGCGCTTCTAAGCAATTGCTTCCCAATCATCTCACAAGGATAGCTGTTCTTGGGTAATTTTTCAATAAATTGAATAATGCCCAAGGCATACCGATAAGTACGGTCTTTTATATCAATTTTTAATTTTGACTTGTGATTTTGCATTTTACTTTTTTAATTTTTAACTTCCAAAGATTTAAACTTTGGTTCGTTTTTTAAAAAATTTACGCACTCTCGGCTTCTCTTCAGTATATTTATACCTGTAATACTTACTATAATAGTAGCCAGTATCAGGCTCCAACTCATATGCCTTAATATTATTCAAAACTATTCCTATTATATCTGTTTTAGTATGCTCTAACGCTATTTTAGCCCTGTATAGTGCTCTCCTTGCTACCTTACCTGCTTGATGTACTAAAATAGCACTCTCTATCTTTGAGCCTAAAACAGCTGCATCAGGTAATGGAAGAATGGGGGGACAGTCAAAAATGACTATATCAAATGCTTTCTTAACTTTATCTACAAAATCTGTAAAGGCACGTGAGTTTAATACACCGATTAGATTAGGAGGTAGGTAACCAGAGCTTATGAAAGTTAAATTCTCAATCCCAGGTGTCTTGGTCACACCCTCCATCCCCATTTTACCCAATACAAAATCAACTGCCCCCTTTTTAACATCCTCAAATTTTAACTTCCTTAATAGTAAATCTGTTAAACCTGGCTCTTTTGATACCCCAAACAATCTATGTAGTCTAGGCCGCCTGAGGTCAGATTCTACAAGTAGTGTCTTTTTACCAGCCTGTGCCATAGCAACAGCACAATTGATTGCACTTAGAGTCTTACCCTCCTCGTGGATAGTACTTGTAAATAAAATGGTATGTATATTTTTGTCCATAAGCGCAAAATCAATATTCGTCTGTAATATACGGTAACTCTCTGCCACAGACGATTTAGGTGAATAATGAGTAATTAACTGCTTTTCCAAAGCAAACTCCGTCTCACCTGTTGTTTTATCAAACTTAATTTGCGGAATTATCCCTAATACAGGTAACTTCAAATAATCCTCTACATCTTCTATCCTTCCAATAGAGGTATCAATATTTTCTGCCACAAATGCAAAGACAAACCCTATAAATAAGCCCATTAATGCACCAATCACAATATTTATCGTCTTACGTGGATTAATTGGTGATACCGGTACCACAGCCGGATTAATGATAGTTACAGGCTCAGTCTTTTCCGCCTCTGCTATAAGTGCTTCTCTATATTTTGTGTTGAGTAAAGAATACATATCTGCTGATAGTGTAACCTCACGAGCAAGACGCTCACGTTCTATTTCACTTGATTCCCAAATTTTAGCCTCTTGTTTTAAAGAGTCTACTTGTGCTTTCAACTGCTGTACCTTTGGATACCAATCTGTATAAGTTTGACGTAGTTGATAAAGGGTAAACTCAAGGTCTGCAACTTTATCTTTGCTACCAGGCAAATACACCTGACCCTCACTCATCCTGTTTTTAACAAATATTCTAAGAGCATCTTCAGCAGTCCTAAGCTTAGATCCAATAATATCAATTTGAGACTCAATGAATTCCCTTGCCTCCTTTACCTGCCGCCTCTTCTCTTCTGTCCGTTTACCCTTATACGCATAGGCTACAGCATTAACTATCTGTGTAGCTACTTCAGGGTCAGAGGATAAAGCTTTTATTTCAATAATATTAGTAGACTTAACCTGCTCCGCTGACACAGCACCTTGCAGACGAGCAACAGCATGCTCAACCTCTAAAGGAGTACTCTCAGCCTTGATAAGTCCTAACCGCCGCGCTGCCTCCTCCATCACGATATGGCTCTTAATCATTTGGACCTCTGAAGCCATCACATCAGCCGGATTATATGCAATCAGGGCAGTGAGTAGTTCCTGTGATGTAGCACTCTCTATCACTTTTACTCTTGTCACCGCTTCATATACAGGATTCTGTCTCCTGGTATAGACTGAACTAACTACAGTAACTACAACAAATGTCAATATAACAATCTTGAAGCGACGACGAAAAATTCGTAGATAATCGTAAAAATTAAAGCCACCCTTATCCATTATTCACCTCCTTAATTCATCTTTAATTAACTTCATAACCCAACTTCTACACTGGCTTCATAACCTTTACTTTTTTATCCATTGTTCTTCTTTATTTGATTTTTGCAATTTAATTTTCCATCTAACTTGACGATATTTTACCTTCCATTCTTTCTAATATTTTGCTATGTTCCAATACCATTTGGGCAATCTCTTTAACCATTTGGGCAATCTCTTTAACCATTTGGGCAATCTCTTTTTGACCAGTCAATATTTGCATCTGCATCTTACCATTACTTCTCCATATATAGGCAAGGATTATCCCTAAGAAGGCTACGCCTACCCCCATTAACCCTATTGCTATCCCCATACTACCTCCATTACAAACTCAATCACACTCCTATTCTTAACAAACACCAACTTTTTGCTTCTATCTTTTCTATCGTCTGTTTT
The bacterium genome window above contains:
- a CDS encoding polysaccharide biosynthesis tyrosine autokinase; amino-acid sequence: MDKGGFNFYDYLRIFRRRFKIVILTFVVVTVVSSVYTRRQNPVYEAVTRVKVIESATSQELLTALIAYNPADVMASEVQMIKSHIVMEEAARRLGLIKAESTPLEVEHAVARLQGAVSAEQVKSTNIIEIKALSSDPEVATQIVNAVAYAYKGKRTEEKRRQVKEAREFIESQIDIIGSKLRTAEDALRIFVKNRMSEGQVYLPGSKDKVADLEFTLYQLRQTYTDWYPKVQQLKAQVDSLKQEAKIWESSEIERERLAREVTLSADMYSLLNTKYREALIAEAEKTEPVTIINPAVVPVSPINPRKTINIVIGALMGLFIGFVFAFVAENIDTSIGRIEDVEDYLKLPVLGIIPQIKFDKTTGETEFALEKQLITHYSPKSSVAESYRILQTNIDFALMDKNIHTILFTSTIHEEGKTLSAINCAVAMAQAGKKTLLVESDLRRPRLHRLFGVSKEPGLTDLLLRKLKFEDVKKGAVDFVLGKMGMEGVTKTPGIENLTFISSGYLPPNLIGVLNSRAFTDFVDKVKKAFDIVIFDCPPILPLPDAAVLGSKIESAILVHQAGKVARRALYRAKIALEHTKTDIIGIVLNNIKAYELEPDTGYYYSKYYRYKYTEEKPRVRKFFKKRTKV